From a single Hypanus sabinus isolate sHypSab1 chromosome 7, sHypSab1.hap1, whole genome shotgun sequence genomic region:
- the znhit1 gene encoding zinc finger HIT domain-containing protein 1 isoform X3 produces MLFSIGPFRSGRSQDGGQRRVLDQATRQRRLNRQLDALEKDNFQDDPHANLPQLKRLPQFDDPHAESAKKKKKTRGDHFKQRFRKNFQSLLEEQNLSSTEGPNYLTACVGPSKLPQRHFCAVCGFPSNYTCVSCGARYCCVKCQGTHQETRCLKWTV; encoded by the exons ATGTTGTTTTCTATCGGGCCCTTCCGTTCAGGCCGGTCCCAGGATGGTGGGCAACGGCGGGTCCTAGACCAGGCCACCCGTCAGCGACGCCTCAACCGGCAGCTCGACGCTTTGGAGAAGGACAACTTCCAGGACGATCCCCATGCCAACCTCCCGCAGCTGAAGCGCCTGCCACAGTTCGACGACCCTCATGCTGAGTCTG caaagaagaagaaaaaaacacGCGGGGATCACTTTAAGCAGCGTTTCCGCAAGAATTTCCAGTCGCTGCTGGAGGAGCAG AACCTGAGCTCAACTGAAGGGCCAAACTACCTGACAGCCTGCGTCGGTCCCTCCAAGCTGCCCCAGCGCCATTTCTGTGCAGTGTGTGGTTTTCCGTCCAACTACACCTGCGTGTCATGTGGAGCTCGGTACTGCTGTGTCAAGTGCCAGGGGACACATCAAGAAACCAG GTGCCTGAAGTGGACGGTGTGA
- the znhit1 gene encoding zinc finger HIT domain-containing protein 1 isoform X4, translating to MVEKKRESTGRSQDGGQRRVLDQATRQRRLNRQLDALEKDNFQDDPHANLPQLKRLPQFDDPHAESAKKKKKTRGDHFKQRFRKNFQSLLEEQNLSSTEGPNYLTACVGPSKLPQRHFCAVCGFPSNYTCVSCGARYCCVKCQGTHQETRCLKWTV from the exons GCCGGTCCCAGGATGGTGGGCAACGGCGGGTCCTAGACCAGGCCACCCGTCAGCGACGCCTCAACCGGCAGCTCGACGCTTTGGAGAAGGACAACTTCCAGGACGATCCCCATGCCAACCTCCCGCAGCTGAAGCGCCTGCCACAGTTCGACGACCCTCATGCTGAGTCTG caaagaagaagaaaaaaacacGCGGGGATCACTTTAAGCAGCGTTTCCGCAAGAATTTCCAGTCGCTGCTGGAGGAGCAG AACCTGAGCTCAACTGAAGGGCCAAACTACCTGACAGCCTGCGTCGGTCCCTCCAAGCTGCCCCAGCGCCATTTCTGTGCAGTGTGTGGTTTTCCGTCCAACTACACCTGCGTGTCATGTGGAGCTCGGTACTGCTGTGTCAAGTGCCAGGGGACACATCAAGAAACCAG GTGCCTGAAGTGGACGGTGTGA